In the genome of Oxalobacter aliiformigenes, one region contains:
- a CDS encoding type II toxin-antitoxin system HipA family toxin translates to MQCTIEIFERGQWKPCCLVETDAPEAGPTSPSILSYFPSYIKEGTLPVSLHYPIRSEPYRLVHWPSFLLDLIPDGEGREYLLYEHHLPDNKALDWQLMLLGAINPLGNLRIREAYEAYRQHLAGKAATWIERGFTIQEILERHEDFVEYLEEHGMLSAGTTSIHGKTPKFLMTQGKDGLWYADAALPDEKSARHFLVKLSPGRNLADWKVLENEAGYLHVAREMGLFVSHVPKWQSDMLFIPRFDREVSGNGVIRHPVESLVSLCGIADESVMPSQNAVLKTLRRFASAPADMTLEYIKRDMLNMALGNTDNHPCNTAMESVGGKTRLAPLFNFAPSHLLIDDISRSLEWVNEKGEILDDWNEIIGTLDLPDEERHPMKNELKRFSEKLAFLSDIMKKAGIDDDIIEARYYSIANLRTQLKE, encoded by the coding sequence ATGCAGTGCACGATAGAAATTTTCGAACGGGGACAATGGAAACCCTGCTGCCTTGTCGAAACAGACGCACCGGAAGCGGGCCCAACCTCGCCTTCCATACTGAGTTATTTCCCGTCCTATATAAAAGAAGGGACATTACCGGTATCCCTTCATTATCCGATCCGTTCCGAACCATACCGGCTCGTCCACTGGCCGTCGTTTCTGCTGGATCTGATACCGGATGGAGAAGGGCGCGAATACCTGCTCTATGAACATCATCTTCCCGACAATAAAGCCCTCGACTGGCAACTGATGCTTCTTGGCGCCATCAATCCACTCGGTAATCTGAGAATCCGGGAAGCGTACGAAGCATACCGTCAGCATCTTGCCGGCAAAGCAGCCACATGGATCGAACGTGGCTTTACGATCCAGGAAATTCTGGAACGACACGAGGATTTTGTCGAATATCTGGAAGAACACGGCATGCTTTCCGCCGGAACGACCAGTATTCACGGCAAGACGCCCAAATTTCTGATGACACAGGGAAAAGATGGCCTCTGGTATGCCGACGCGGCCTTGCCGGATGAAAAATCGGCCCGTCACTTTCTGGTGAAACTGTCGCCCGGACGCAATCTCGCAGACTGGAAAGTGCTTGAAAACGAAGCAGGCTATCTCCATGTGGCCCGTGAAATGGGACTGTTCGTTTCCCATGTGCCGAAATGGCAAAGCGATATGTTGTTCATTCCCCGTTTCGACCGGGAAGTCTCGGGAAACGGCGTGATCCGTCATCCCGTCGAAAGCCTCGTTTCCCTATGCGGAATCGCCGACGAATCGGTCATGCCAAGCCAGAATGCTGTACTGAAAACTTTGCGCCGGTTCGCCAGTGCCCCTGCGGACATGACATTGGAATATATCAAGCGCGACATGCTGAACATGGCCCTGGGCAACACAGACAACCACCCCTGCAATACCGCCATGGAATCGGTAGGTGGAAAAACCCGTCTGGCACCGCTTTTCAACTTCGCCCCGTCACATCTTCTGATCGACGATATTTCCCGATCACTGGAATGGGTCAACGAAAAAGGGGAAATTCTCGATGACTGGAACGAGATCATCGGCACACTCGATCTGCCCGATGAAGAACGTCATCCGATGAAAAATGAACTGAAACGGTTCAGTGAAAAACTGGCCTTTCTGTCAGATATCATGAAAAAAGCGGGAATCGACGACGACATCATCGAAGCCCGCTACTACAGTATCGCCAACTTGCGCACCCAACTAAAAGAATAA
- a CDS encoding ABC transporter permease produces the protein MKYQLLKTLILPLAVTITLATDLIWTDTTEHPVAEFPWFAAALLFLLVITVLFFFTALFFPRFREIYQAKSPFYSGIILFLCLINILTAKTATLPVLYFPTLDRIFGVLAEESLFIGKCLLYSLRLQLTGWFFGALAGIGTGIAIGFSHRIRYWIHPLVRILGPIPSTAWIPLVLVSFPGTVSASAFLIALAVWFPTTVLTMNGIANIPNSYFEVAATMGASSRYAIFHVGIPAAMPHMFIGLFNGTCASFITLVTAEMLGAKYGLGWYINWQKDMMAYAHVYAGLIVMSLVCYCIITLLFQLRDKILVWQKGVIKW, from the coding sequence ATGAAATACCAATTACTTAAAACACTAATTCTTCCTCTTGCAGTCACAATAACTCTTGCAACCGACCTGATCTGGACGGATACAACAGAGCATCCTGTTGCAGAATTTCCCTGGTTTGCCGCAGCACTTCTTTTTCTGCTCGTTATAACAGTTCTTTTCTTCTTCACAGCCCTGTTTTTTCCCCGCTTCAGGGAGATTTACCAGGCGAAATCTCCTTTCTACAGCGGAATCATTCTTTTTTTGTGCCTGATCAATATACTGACGGCCAAAACAGCAACCTTGCCAGTATTGTACTTTCCCACCCTTGACCGGATTTTCGGTGTACTGGCAGAAGAATCTCTTTTCATAGGGAAATGCCTTCTTTACTCTTTGCGTCTGCAGCTGACCGGCTGGTTTTTCGGTGCTCTGGCAGGAATAGGAACCGGTATCGCAATTGGTTTCAGCCACCGTATCCGGTACTGGATCCATCCTCTGGTAAGAATACTCGGACCGATACCGTCTACAGCCTGGATTCCGCTTGTACTGGTCAGTTTTCCGGGAACGGTTTCCGCAAGCGCTTTCCTGATAGCCCTGGCGGTCTGGTTTCCGACAACGGTTCTGACGATGAACGGCATCGCCAATATTCCCAATTCATACTTCGAAGTCGCTGCCACAATGGGAGCCAGTTCACGTTATGCAATCTTTCATGTCGGCATACCGGCAGCCATGCCACACATGTTCATCGGTCTTTTCAACGGAACCTGTGCATCATTCATAACCCTTGTCACAGCTGAAATGCTGGGCGCCAAATACGGGCTCGGCTGGTACATCAACTGGCAAAAAGACATGATGGCCTATGCTCACGTCTATGCCGGACTGATTGTCATGTCACTGGTTTGCTATTGCATCATCACGCTGCTTTTCCAGCTGCGCGACAAAATTCTTGTATGGCAGAAAGGGGTCATCAAATGGTAA
- a CDS encoding ABC transporter ATP-binding protein → MVNGIVISGVNKLFTNTQNETVTALSDIHLEISSGSFTSLIGPSGCGKSTLLRLIAGLIRPDNGTLALDGKAIEKPGSDRGFMFQEHTLFPWLTIRDNIAFSLRAQGIYREMSSRVDEFLELVGLKDFGNYYPHQLSVGMCQRASLARAIVSHPKVLLLDEPFGALDAFTRMNMQDELLRIWKERNMTMIMVTHDVDEAIYLSDRIVVMSPRPGRITKILNVPFSRPRARSSNEFLRCRGEILRLLDFGGTVMEPEFYL, encoded by the coding sequence ATGGTAAATGGTATTGTCATTTCCGGAGTAAACAAACTGTTTACCAATACGCAAAATGAAACGGTCACAGCACTGTCCGATATCCATCTGGAAATTTCCTCCGGTTCCTTCACCTCTCTGATCGGTCCGTCCGGTTGTGGCAAATCGACGCTTTTGCGTCTGATCGCCGGGCTGATCAGACCGGATAACGGGACATTGGCACTGGATGGAAAAGCGATTGAAAAACCGGGAAGCGACCGCGGTTTCATGTTTCAGGAACATACACTGTTTCCCTGGCTAACCATCAGGGACAATATCGCTTTCAGTCTGCGCGCCCAAGGAATTTACAGAGAAATGTCATCCCGGGTTGACGAATTTCTCGAACTGGTTGGCTTGAAGGATTTCGGAAATTACTACCCACACCAGCTCTCAGTAGGGATGTGCCAGAGAGCCAGTCTGGCCCGCGCCATCGTCAGTCATCCCAAGGTACTGCTGCTGGACGAACCGTTCGGAGCACTGGATGCCTTCACCCGCATGAACATGCAGGATGAACTGCTCCGGATATGGAAAGAACGCAACATGACCATGATCATGGTCACTCACGATGTAGATGAAGCGATTTATCTGTCCGACCGGATCGTCGTGATGTCTCCCCGTCCGGGAAGAATCACAAAAATCCTCAATGTGCCATTCAGCCGTCCCCGCGCGCGAAGCAGCAACGAATTTCTCCGATGTCGAGGAGAAATACTCCGTCTGCTGGACTTTGGCGGAACAGTCATGGAACCTGAATTCTATCTCTGA
- a CDS encoding ABC transporter substrate-binding protein, producing MKKTLVYLFLGLSAFVLVACSTKNNDPYHLRIAYSPSLCQAPLHIAVEKGFFEAEGIKPENIQLDASHAQEAVGTNQVDLGFGLVSKFLQPVENGLPVKFIAGIHNGCIKILSLKKSGITSIADLKGKRIGVPALSDAATLIAKRALLSEGISVDAKNPEVEFVVYSRNDLPQALQKGLIDVIALNDPVATIAEEQLDLAVILDTSKTHPFDEEYCCVVFITSKLASERPEIAAAATRAILKASAWVQEHPEEAAKIQLDKKYVSGDLAFNTKLLKSYNYHPSIQGGYNAIELNARQFAEIGILKKGTDSKAFADRVYLFQKNVPDSYTAADVANVK from the coding sequence ATGAAGAAAACTCTTGTCTATCTGTTTTTGGGACTGTCTGCGTTCGTTCTGGTCGCATGCAGTACCAAAAACAACGATCCTTATCATTTGCGTATAGCCTATTCGCCATCCTTGTGCCAGGCACCTCTGCACATCGCCGTCGAAAAGGGTTTTTTTGAAGCGGAAGGCATCAAGCCCGAAAATATCCAGCTTGATGCCTCTCATGCACAGGAAGCTGTCGGAACCAATCAGGTTGATCTCGGCTTCGGTCTGGTCAGCAAGTTTCTACAACCTGTCGAAAACGGACTTCCGGTCAAATTCATCGCAGGCATTCACAATGGTTGCATCAAGATACTGTCCCTGAAAAAATCCGGCATCACATCCATCGCTGATCTGAAAGGTAAACGGATAGGTGTTCCAGCCTTGTCGGATGCAGCGACCCTGATTGCAAAACGTGCTCTTTTGTCTGAAGGAATCAGTGTGGATGCAAAAAATCCGGAAGTCGAATTTGTCGTGTATTCAAGAAACGATTTGCCGCAGGCGCTGCAAAAAGGTCTTATCGACGTTATTGCCCTGAATGACCCTGTTGCCACCATAGCAGAAGAACAACTGGATCTGGCCGTCATTCTGGATACATCGAAAACGCATCCTTTCGATGAGGAATACTGCTGCGTCGTTTTCATCACATCGAAGCTGGCCAGCGAACGTCCGGAAATTGCCGCTGCCGCAACCCGGGCCATCCTGAAAGCATCGGCCTGGGTACAGGAACATCCCGAAGAAGCGGCAAAAATCCAGCTTGACAAGAAATATGTATCCGGTGATCTGGCATTCAACACAAAACTGTTGAAAAGTTATAACTATCATCCTTCCATACAGGGGGGGTATAACGCCATTGAACTGAATGCCCGGCAATTTGCGGAAATCGGCATTCTGAAAAAGGGAACAGACTCAAAGGCTTTCGCTGACCGCGTTTATCTTTTTCAGAAAAACGTGCCCGACAGTTATACCGCTGCCGATGTTGCCAATGTGAAATAA
- a CDS encoding DUF1847 domain-containing protein — MAKKDIILSCSDCAALACRAKNESRYPAFCLTEHVDNDQLAKVMKIYENNQEMGDISRVSAGIEGEFYGRLTRVEETIKFIQRMGYQYIGIASCVGLMNETRIFSRILRALNIKSYTVGCKVGAIDKTAVGVPNEKKLNGGCGHESMCNPIMQAKVLEKEGTDFNIVIGLCVGHDTMFLKYSAAPTTVMIVKDRVLGHNPVAALYTANTIYSRFKEELKVGK, encoded by the coding sequence ATGGCTAAAAAAGACATTATTCTCAGCTGTTCGGATTGCGCAGCACTGGCCTGCAGGGCAAAAAACGAATCCAGATATCCCGCTTTCTGTCTGACGGAACATGTCGATAACGATCAACTGGCGAAAGTCATGAAAATCTATGAAAACAATCAGGAAATGGGAGATATTTCCCGTGTATCTGCCGGTATCGAAGGCGAATTCTACGGCCGGCTGACTCGCGTGGAAGAAACGATCAAATTCATTCAGCGCATGGGTTACCAATATATCGGCATTGCATCGTGTGTCGGTCTGATGAACGAAACACGGATTTTTTCAAGGATCCTCAGAGCATTGAATATCAAAAGTTACACCGTCGGCTGCAAGGTCGGTGCCATAGACAAGACGGCAGTCGGTGTACCGAACGAAAAAAAACTCAATGGCGGATGTGGTCATGAATCCATGTGCAACCCGATCATGCAAGCCAAAGTTCTGGAAAAGGAAGGAACCGATTTCAATATCGTCATCGGACTGTGCGTCGGACACGACACCATGTTCCTCAAATATTCGGCTGCACCGACTACCGTCATGATCGTCAAGGACCGTGTTCTGGGACATAACCCGGTGGCGGCACTTTACACGGCCAATACAATTTATTCCCGATTCAAGGAAGAACTCAAAGTCGGGAAATAA
- a CDS encoding O-acetylhomoserine aminocarboxypropyltransferase/cysteine synthase family protein, whose translation MQNSIKNNPSSLNDQNTWGIGTQCIQAGFEAAVGGPRVLPIYQTASYKYEDVDQVERLFALEESGFKYTRTGNPTLAAFEQKMTILEGGTGAVATSTGQAAVLLAVANLLRAGDHLVSARTIYGGSHVLFGTTLKKLGIETTFVNPEDPVEELRKAFRPNTRLIFGETIGNPALDILDFDKFSSLAHEFDVPFIVDNTLATPFLCQPFHHGADIVVHSATKYIGGQATSLGGMVIDGGSYNWNNGKFPDYVEPDRLYANTSYWKKFGRAAFISKARAQYLRDFGVTLSPFNAFLLNLGLETLHLRMPRHCENALALAEFLENHPQVNWVVYPGLKNHRSFPRILKYFDYSGASGVLTFGLKGGSAAVREFVKALKLASLVVHVGDARTMVLHPATSTHSQLSSRERLAAGIPDDMIRVSVGIEDADDIIRDFDQALQKAKRK comes from the coding sequence ATGCAAAATTCGATAAAAAACAATCCGTCTTCCCTCAACGATCAAAACACATGGGGAATCGGAACACAATGTATCCAGGCAGGGTTCGAGGCAGCAGTCGGAGGACCGCGTGTTTTGCCAATTTACCAGACGGCATCCTACAAATACGAAGACGTGGATCAGGTCGAACGCCTGTTTGCACTTGAGGAAAGCGGTTTCAAATATACCCGCACAGGCAATCCCACTCTGGCGGCCTTTGAACAGAAAATGACTATTCTGGAAGGTGGTACTGGTGCTGTGGCTACCTCGACCGGCCAGGCCGCTGTTCTGCTTGCCGTCGCCAATCTGCTAAGGGCAGGGGATCATCTGGTTTCCGCCAGAACCATATATGGCGGTTCCCATGTACTTTTCGGAACGACTCTGAAAAAACTCGGTATCGAAACAACGTTTGTCAATCCGGAAGACCCTGTGGAAGAACTCCGCAAGGCATTCCGTCCCAATACCCGCTTAATCTTTGGGGAAACAATCGGCAATCCCGCGCTCGACATCCTGGATTTCGACAAGTTTTCCTCACTGGCGCACGAATTTGACGTACCTTTCATTGTTGACAATACTCTTGCAACGCCTTTTCTTTGCCAGCCATTTCATCACGGCGCCGATATTGTCGTACATTCGGCAACAAAATATATCGGAGGACAAGCTACTTCATTGGGAGGAATGGTCATTGATGGAGGTTCCTATAACTGGAACAACGGCAAATTTCCCGATTACGTCGAACCTGACCGGCTTTATGCCAATACATCCTACTGGAAAAAATTCGGACGTGCCGCTTTCATATCCAAGGCCCGCGCCCAGTACCTAAGAGATTTCGGCGTCACCCTCAGTCCATTCAACGCCTTTCTGCTCAATCTCGGGCTGGAAACACTCCATCTGCGCATGCCCCGTCACTGCGAAAACGCACTGGCGCTTGCCGAATTTCTCGAAAACCATCCACAAGTGAATTGGGTCGTCTATCCGGGACTGAAAAATCACAGAAGTTTCCCGCGTATCCTGAAATATTTCGATTACAGCGGCGCAAGCGGAGTTCTGACTTTCGGCCTGAAAGGCGGTTCGGCTGCCGTACGGGAATTTGTCAAGGCACTGAAACTGGCATCGCTGGTCGTTCACGTCGGCGATGCACGGACAATGGTACTCCATCCGGCAACAAGCACCCATTCACAGCTTTCATCCAGGGAACGTCTTGCCGCAGGCATCCCGGATGACATGATCCGTGTATCCGTCGGCATCGAAGATGCCGACGACATCATCAGGGATTTTGATCAGGCACTCCAGAAAGCAAAAAGGAAATAA
- a CDS encoding dimethylsulfonioproprionate lyase family protein gives MKDPRIWSVIQAAALVLSGRSAVADAIGTEASKMLALEIPEQTGTFSKSMFPVTSFIGEALKHGTSSTRPFLDVLAHALPYLPWKYNYPPRNDMPDLGIKMAWGEIIGPQAPFVCESFCMGFTLIAPHSFYPAHFHPATELYYVLSGAGQWTLDGKSAWHTPGSFILHPSNRIHAMRTEDDPLLALYTWSGPDVMTLSQYVS, from the coding sequence ATGAAAGATCCCCGGATATGGAGCGTCATCCAGGCGGCGGCACTTGTTCTGTCAGGACGATCTGCCGTTGCCGATGCTATCGGCACGGAAGCCAGCAAAATGCTGGCTCTGGAAATTCCGGAACAGACCGGAACTTTTTCCAAAAGCATGTTCCCGGTCACTTCCTTTATTGGCGAAGCCCTGAAACACGGAACATCTTCCACCCGTCCTTTTCTTGATGTCCTGGCTCATGCACTTCCGTATTTGCCCTGGAAATACAATTATCCCCCCCGCAACGACATGCCGGATCTCGGCATTAAAATGGCATGGGGTGAAATTATCGGTCCACAAGCCCCGTTTGTCTGCGAAAGCTTTTGCATGGGATTTACTCTGATTGCACCGCACAGTTTCTATCCTGCACATTTTCACCCTGCAACGGAACTTTATTATGTTCTCTCGGGAGCGGGGCAATGGACACTGGACGGAAAATCTGCCTGGCACACCCCCGGTTCCTTCATCCTGCATCCCTCAAACAGGATTCATGCCATGCGAACGGAAGATGACCCCCTGCTTGCCCTGTATACCTGGAGCGGACCGGATGTCATGACACTCTCGCAATACGTCTCCTGA
- the glp gene encoding gephyrin-like molybdotransferase Glp codes for MNDSASTIKDLTGVLPSYNPDSISVRLAHDLVSGFVSPVSGMEKVPLRHALGRVLAEDVVAPVSVPCFDNAAMDGFAFSSRNLDLSNPVMLKVAGFSAAGHPYLGRIRFGECIRIMTGAVVPEGCDTIVQQENVEMIDEMHLSVPARAVMAGDNIRKTGENVCEGSVLIVGGTLLRPAHLGMLASVGMAEVAVRRKVRVALFSTGDELRPAGMELENGAIYDSNRAVLTGLMERLGCDVLDMGIVGDDPGELEEALLQACENADAVVTSGGVSVGVADYTKQVMAKIGDVAFWSIRMRPGRPMAFGKIRSGGDYAFLFGLPGNPVAVMVSFYFFVRDALLHMMGALPSPLLPVRAQAATSLSKRVGRMEFQRGVLSQNADGNLTVRTTGEQGSGILRSITEANGIIVLPEECETVRAGEWVDVIQLEGLT; via the coding sequence ATGAATGACAGTGCTTCGACAATAAAGGATTTGACCGGCGTCCTGCCTTCCTATAATCCCGATTCCATTTCTGTAAGACTGGCCCATGATCTTGTTTCAGGTTTCGTCTCGCCGGTCAGCGGCATGGAAAAAGTACCTTTGCGTCATGCGTTGGGCCGTGTGTTGGCCGAGGATGTCGTTGCACCGGTTTCGGTGCCATGTTTTGACAATGCAGCGATGGACGGTTTCGCCTTTTCTTCCCGGAATTTGGATTTGTCGAATCCCGTGATGCTGAAGGTTGCGGGATTTTCTGCGGCAGGTCACCCCTATTTGGGCCGTATCCGGTTCGGGGAATGTATCCGTATCATGACCGGTGCAGTGGTTCCCGAAGGATGCGATACGATTGTCCAGCAGGAAAATGTCGAAATGATCGACGAAATGCATCTGTCTGTTCCCGCGCGGGCTGTCATGGCAGGGGACAATATCCGCAAGACCGGTGAAAATGTTTGTGAAGGTTCGGTTCTCATAGTCGGGGGAACATTATTACGACCGGCCCATCTCGGGATGCTGGCATCAGTCGGAATGGCGGAAGTCGCTGTTCGCCGTAAAGTCAGGGTCGCGCTGTTTTCAACCGGAGACGAATTGCGACCGGCTGGCATGGAACTGGAGAACGGAGCGATTTATGACAGTAACCGGGCGGTTTTGACCGGATTGATGGAACGGCTTGGATGTGATGTGCTGGATATGGGAATTGTCGGCGATGATCCTGGGGAACTGGAAGAGGCATTGCTGCAAGCCTGTGAAAATGCCGACGCCGTGGTGACATCGGGCGGTGTATCTGTCGGTGTCGCGGATTATACCAAACAGGTCATGGCGAAAATAGGAGATGTCGCTTTCTGGTCGATCCGGATGCGTCCGGGGCGTCCCATGGCATTCGGCAAGATTCGATCCGGGGGCGATTATGCCTTTTTGTTCGGTCTGCCGGGCAATCCGGTGGCGGTGATGGTTTCCTTTTATTTTTTCGTCCGGGATGCGCTTTTGCATATGATGGGCGCCCTGCCCTCGCCGTTGTTGCCTGTCAGGGCTCAGGCGGCAACCAGTTTGTCCAAGCGTGTGGGCCGGATGGAATTTCAGCGGGGTGTCCTGAGCCAGAATGCCGATGGCAATCTGACGGTGAGAACGACCGGAGAACAGGGATCGGGGATCCTGCGTTCCATAACCGAGGCAAACGGTATTATTGTGTTGCCCGAAGAGTGTGAAACAGTCCGGGCCGGTGAATGGGTGGATGTCATCCAGCTTGAAGGACTGACCTGA
- the mobA gene encoding molybdenum cofactor guanylyltransferase MobA, with the protein MVWMFPGLTDIPDSCLYDDVTGVILAGGRGRRMGMVDKGLQLLKGKPMVEHVIDRLRPQVSTLMINANRNTEAYATFDYPVYADDPMDFSGPLAGFLTGLRHCKTLYLVTAPCDAPFLSRHLVEDLYRALDGKRADLAVAVSRADEYCQIQPVFCLMKASLASHLENYLKNGGHKIDEWYASLNVATASFDDLHAFENVNTPDELKRLQDLPDNDTGR; encoded by the coding sequence ATGGTGTGGATGTTCCCGGGGTTGACCGATATTCCCGATTCATGTCTTTATGACGATGTGACCGGTGTCATCCTGGCAGGAGGCCGTGGACGGCGGATGGGAATGGTCGACAAGGGGTTGCAGCTTTTGAAAGGCAAACCGATGGTCGAACATGTCATCGACCGGCTAAGGCCGCAAGTCAGCACCCTGATGATCAATGCCAACCGGAATACGGAGGCTTATGCGACATTCGATTATCCTGTTTATGCCGATGATCCGATGGATTTCTCCGGCCCTCTGGCCGGTTTTCTGACAGGGTTGCGTCATTGCAAGACGTTGTATCTGGTGACGGCGCCTTGCGATGCGCCTTTTCTTTCGCGGCATCTGGTTGAAGATCTTTATCGTGCGCTGGATGGAAAACGGGCTGATTTGGCCGTGGCCGTTTCACGGGCCGATGAATATTGCCAGATCCAGCCCGTTTTTTGCCTGATGAAGGCGTCGCTTGCTTCCCATCTTGAAAATTATCTGAAAAACGGCGGTCATAAAATCGATGAATGGTATGCGTCGCTGAATGTGGCCACGGCCAGTTTCGATGATTTGCATGCATTCGAGAATGTCAATACGCCAGATGAACTGAAGAGGTTGCAGGATCTGCCCGATAACGATACCGGAAGGTAA